Proteins encoded by one window of Xiphophorus couchianus chromosome 13, X_couchianus-1.0, whole genome shotgun sequence:
- the arid4a gene encoding AT-rich interactive domain-containing protein 4A, with translation MKAADEPAYLTVGTDVSAKYRGAFCEAKIKTVKRMVKVKVTLKGESTSQVVQDDQVKGPLRVGSTVEVKTSEGLSSEAVISKLTDASLYTVVFDDGDEKTLRRSSLCLKGERHFAESETLDQLPLTNPEHFGTPVIGKKSNRGGRRSSQAVADEENETSSSEEEEDDKKRLTDGLLGQICSIENTEESTDWFMALVVSPSCSDELLVKKDQCLVRSFCDGKFYTVGRRHAHLVNTISITKPDFSNRRGIEGAQMFLRSREVPEAWKMDMSQILDSSSSEDDKDDKESEAEEEEEENEDEKRKKHIKEEPEEEADPEEKENFLQQLYKFMDDRGTSINKPPVLGYKDLNLFKLFRLVYHLGGCRKIESGTVWKQVYMDLGIPVLNSAASYNVKTAYKKYLSGFEEYCCSAGITFRTIHHNNPPPNHKKVKVELKEAFTTPIKSESADDKREEADSESESEKEVKERHSSPRGRRGVGSRGKLPPKPENPGRGGPENSEEQQREVRRRSNRRLDDSEKGSDEEEEDDDDEEEEGEEERRRHGSEDEEDGDSLAGTKVRVKYGRGKTQKIYEAHIKKTDIDNGEQFYLVHYYGWNVRYDEWVKADRIIWPAEKGTKKRQRKKVKNKDKEDPEKGEKDDEKPASITPLKPTGLKRGRPQTRLTPSGPAGRSVSKTPSSEGQANGKSSRPDATPSLANGNDTPRRRTRRTSGLYESDPPSNEDSGNSSDDSDADDTLEKTDKASPWRGRSEPPACEPDEEPAMPEEEEEEEEEEAREQSVAEAAAADGNMPSSGAVLMDVPTSPCPSMPQEKAEEPLNQSEKQQGAEPAEEPQESAVHLEKEIKLCPGTRTLPGHEVVLDTPLSRMSAPPSSPPSTAEDESRVTPLLTPRGKGRRVSLRDSETPPIIPHCNAGPAPAPSPLQATLLSTLKRQEEPMVVLHCLPSQHLLPKPPSINSDTDSATEEEEEEEEEEAEPKERGSTLKRKAADQRTAEKKLCTGSRQDHLPAPPAAQQPEWAPENAEDKLSSVAEEKLTPHQDTEVHAGTVVPASEPPGTPTEPPQVEELEPQMGPEALVCHEVDLDDPDEKDKPPLSSVPLLMMQKQAPPTLPLAVHPAQPQVRPFLMTATPLTCPETLHPAKELNETEEERGPVRGEQGGDSSPGFEGSTSSSSSLLFMQEPKDRGQKRVNEVNSSPTAKKHKRNQKRTLTPAKADKNGAGHSSDSEDQSRLSSLSKSQKSRCPGLSSPSAHSKDKHSSPSPQRSYKWTLQLDELDSMSSTERISFLQEKLQEIRKYYMSLKSEVASIDRRRKRLKKKEREVSHTTASTSSGSSDTGMSPSSASPAQNTVAVECR, from the exons GTGGGCTCCACTGTGGAGGTGAAGACCAGTGAGGGTCTGAGCAGTGAGGCCGTCATCAGTAAGCTGACGGATGCCAGCCTCTACACTGTTG TCTTTGATGACGGCGATGAAAAAACTCTGCGTCGATCATCCCTGTGTCTGAAGGGAGAGAGGCATTTTGCAGAGAGCGAG ACGTTGGACCAGCTGCCGCTGACTAACCCAGAGCATTTCGGCACCCCGGTCATCGGGAAAAAGTCAAACAGAGGCGGTAGACGCTCGTCCCAGGCTGT AGCTGATGAGGAGAACGAGACTTCATCGAGcgaagaagaggaggacgacAAGAAGAGACTGACTGATGGGCTGCTGGGCCAGATCTGCAGCATAGAGAACACAGAGGAGTCCACTGATTGGTTCATGGCTCTG GTGGTGTCTCCCAGCTGCAGTGATGAGCTGCTGGTGAAGAAGGATCAATGTCTGGTCAGGTCCTTCTGTGATGGCAAATT CTACACGGTGGGGAGGAGACATGCTCACCTGGTCAACACCATCAGCATTACTAAGCCGGATTTTTCCAACAGGAGAG GTATTGAAGGAGCCCAGATGTTTCTGAGGAGCAGAGAGGTTCCAGAAGCGTGGAAGATGGACATGAGTCAGATTCTAGACTCTTCCTCCAGTGAAGATGACAAAGATGACAAGGAGAgtgaggcagaggaggaggaagaagagaatgaggatgaaaagagaaagaaacacatCAAGGAAGAG CCGGAGGAGGAGGCAGACCCTGAGGAGAAGGAGAACTTCCTCCAGCAGCTCTACAAATTCATGGATGACAGAG GCACTTCCATCAACAAGCCCCCAGTGCTGGGCTACAAAGACCTGAACCTCTTCAAGCTCTTCAGACTGGTCTACCACTTGGGAGGCTGTCGCAAG ATCGAGTCTGGCACAGTGTGGAAGCAGGTCTACATGGATCTGGGGATCCCTGTTCTCAACTCAGCTGCATCCTACAATGTCAAGACAGCCTACAAAAA GTATCTGTCTGGGTTTGAGGAGTACTGCTGTTCTGCCGGCATCACCTTCAGAACCATCCACCACAACAACCCCCCTCCCAATCACAAGAAAGTTAAAGTTGAGCTTAAGGAGGCCTTCACAACACCCATCAAGTCAGAGTCTGCTGATGACAAGAGGGAGGAGGCCGACTCGGAGAGTGAGAGCGAAAAGGAGGTGAAGGAGAGACATTCGTCACCCAGG GGGAGAAGAGGTGTGGGCAGTCGGGGCAAACTGCCCCCCAAGCCAGAGAACCCTGGACGGGGAGGGCCAGAGAACAGtgaggagcagcagagggagGTGAGGAGGCGCAGCAACAGACGACTGGACGACTCTGAGAAAGGCTCcgacgaggaggaagaggacgacGATGACGAGGAGGAagaaggggaggaggagagaagacGACATGG aAGTGAAGATGAAGAGGATGGAGACTCTTTGGCAGGAACCAAGGTCAGGGTGAAGTACGGCAGAGGAAAAACCCAGAAGATCTATGAGGCCCACATCAAGAAGACAGACATAGACAACGGAGAACAGTTCTACCTGGTTCACTACTACGGCTGGAACGTTAG GTATGATGAATGGGTGAAGGCTGACCGCATCATCTGGCCTGCAGAGAAAGGAACCAagaagagacagagaaaaaaagtcaag aacaaagacaaggaagaccCAGAGAAGGGAGAAAAGGATGACGAGAAGCCAGCTTCCATAACGCCTCTGAAGCCAACAGGCTTGAAGCGTGGCCGCCCTCAGACCAGGCTCACTCCCAGCGGCCCGGCAGGACGCAGTGTGTCCAAAACCCCCAGCAGCGAGGGCCAGGCCAATGGGAAGAGCTCTCGACCCGACGCCACGCCCAGCCTGGCCAATGGGAACG ACACGCCTCGCAGGAGAACCAGGAGGACCTCTGGCCTGTATGAGTCCGACCCGCCGTCTAACG AGGATTCCGGGAACTCCTCTGATGACAGCGACGCAGACGACACCCTCGAGAAAACTGACAAAGCGTCGCCGTGGCGAGGGAGATCGGAACCTCCAGCTTGTGAGCCAGATGAGGAACCAGCCATGccggaggaagaggaagaggaggaagaggaggaggcgaGGGAGCAGTCTGTGGCTGAGGCTGCTGCTGCCGACGGCAACATGCCGTCCTCAGGAGCTGTGCTGATGGATGTCCCTACCTCCCCATGTCCAAGCATGCCTcaggagaaagcagaggagcctctgaaccaatcagagaagcagcagggGGCAGAGCCTGCGGAGGAGCCCCAGGAGTCAGCGGTTCACCTGGAGAAGGAGATTAAGCTGTGTCCCGGGACGAGAACGTTACCTGGACATGAAGTGGTTCTGGACACGCCCCTCAGCAGGATGTCAGCCCCGCCTTCGTCCCCCCCATCCACAGCAGAGGACGAGAGCCGCGTCACACCCCTGCTGACCCCCAGGGGCAAAGGTCGCAGGGTCAGCCTCAGGGATTCTGAGACTCCTCCCATAATCCCTCACTGCAATGCTGGCCCCGCCCCGGCCCCCTCGCCCCTGCAGGCCACGCTGCTGTCCACTCTGAAGAGACAGGAGGAGCCCATGGTGGTCCTGCACTGCCTGCCCTCCCAGCACCTCCTGCCCAAACCCCCCTCTATTAACTCCGACACAGACTCCGCCaccgaggaagaggaggaggaggaggaggaggaggcggagcctAAAGAGAGGGGCAGCACGCTGAAACGCAAGGCAGCCGACCAGAGAACAGCAGAGAAGAAGCTCTGCACTGGCAGCAGGCAGGACCACCTGCCTGCCCCTCCTGCTGCCCAGCAGCCGGAGTGGGCACCAGAGAACGCAGAGGACAAGCTGAGCTCTGTGGCCGAGGAGAAGCTGACGCCTCATCAGGACACAGAGGTGCATGCTGGGACAGTCGTCCCTGCCTCAGAGCCCCCAGGCACCCCGACAGAGCCCCCCCAAGTCGAAGAGCTAGAGCCTCAGATGGGCCCTGAAGCTCTGGTGTGCCATGAGGTCGACCTGGACGACCCAGATGAGAAGGACAAGCCCCCCCTCTCTTCAGTGCCCCTCCTCATGATGCAGAAACAGGCTCCTCCCACTCTGCCCCTCGCCGTCCACCCTGCCCAGCCTCAGGTCAGGCCCTTCTTGATGACTGCCACTCCCCTCACCTGTCCAGAGACGCTCCACCCTGCGAAGGAGCTGAATGAGACTGAGGAGGAGCGGGGGCCCGTCCGGGGTGAGCAGGGGGGCGACTCCAGCCCTGGCTTCGAGGGCAGcacctcctcatcctcctccctGCTGTTCATGCAGGAACCCAAGGACAGAG GTCAAAAGAGGGTGAATGAAGTAAATTCCAGCCCAACTGCCAAGAAACACAAACGGAACCAGAAACGGACCCTGACCCCGGCCAAGGCCGACAAGAACGGAGCAG GACACAGCAGTGACAGTGAGGACCAGTCTCGTCTCTCGTCCTTGTCTAAATCCCAGAAATCTCGTTGTCCTGGTCTGTCGTCTCCGTCTGCTCACAGTAAAGACAAACACAGCTCCCCCTCCCCCCAGCGCTCCTACAAGTGGACCCTGCAGCTTg ACGAGCTGGACAGCATGTCGAGCACAGAGAGGATCTCCTTCCTGCAGGAGAAGCTGCAGGAGATCAGGAAGTACTACATGAGCCTCAAGTCTGAGGTGGCCTCCATCGACAGACGCAGGAAGAGACTaaaaaagaaggagagagaag TGTCCCACACGACGGCGTCCACCTCCTCAGGGTCCTCAGACACAGGCATGAGTCCGTCCTCAGCCTCGCCCGCTCAGAACACCGTGGCGGTGGAGTGCAGGTGA
- the psma3 gene encoding proteasome subunit alpha type-3: MSSIGTGYDLSASTFSPDGRVFQVEYAMKAVENSSTAIGIRCKDGIVFGVEKLVLSKLYEEGSNKRIFNIDRHVGMAVAGLLADARSLAEVAREEASNFRSNYGHDIPLKHLSDRVAMYVHAYTLYSAVRPFGCSFILGSYDKDDGAQLYMVDPSGISYGYWGCAIGKAKQAAKTEIEKLQMKEMTCRELVKEVAKIIYIVHDEVKDKAFELELSWVGDVTNGRHELVPKDVKEEAEKYAKDSLEEEDDSDEDNM, translated from the exons ATGAGCTCCATTGGAACCGGG TACGACCTTTCGGCCTCCACCTTCTCTCCAGATGGCCGAGTGTTTCAGGTGGAGTACGCCATGAAGGCTGTAGAGAACAGCAG cacgGCCATCGGGATCCGGTGTAAAGACGGGATTGTGTTTGGGGTGGAGAAGTTGGTTCTGTCCAAACTGTATGAGGAGGGCTCCAATAAACGCATCTTCAACATTGACAGACACGTCGGCATG GCGGTGGCCGGCCTGCTGGCTGACGCTCGCTCCCTGGCTGAGGTAGCCAGAGAAGAAGCTTCCAACTTTAGATCCAACTACGGGCACGACATTCCTCTGAAG CACCTGTCGGACAGAGTGGCCATGTACGTCCACGCTTACACGCTGTACAGCGCCGTGAGGCCGTTCGGCTGCAG TTTCATCCTGGGCTCATACGACAAAGACGACGGGGCGCAGCTCTACATGGTCGACCCGTCAGGCATCTCATAC GGTTACTGGGGATGTGCCAttggaaaagcaaaacaagctgCCAAGACAGAGATTGAGAAGCTGCAG ATGAAAGAAATGACGTGCAGAGAACTGGTTAAAGAAGTCGCCAAAAT AATCTACATCGTACATGACGAGGTGAAGGATAAAGCGTTTGagctggagctcagctgggTGGGAGACG tgacAAATGGACGACATGAGTTGGTTCCCAAAGATGTCAAAGAGGAAGCagagaaatatgcaaag gatTCTCTAGAGGAGGAGGATGACTCTGATGAAGACAACATGTAA
- the snx6 gene encoding sorting nexin-6 isoform X2: protein MMEGLDDGPDFLSEEDRGPRAVNVDLEMDATLQVDISDALSERDKVKFTVHTKSTLPNFKQNEFSVVRQHEEFIWLHDSFVENEDYAGYIIPPAPPRPDFDASREKLQKLGEGEGSMTKEEFTKMKQELEAEYLAIFKKTVAMHEVFLCRVAAHPILRKDLNFHVFLEYNQDLSVRGKNKKEKLEDFFKNVVKSADGVLVAGVKDVDDFFEHEKTFLLEYHNRVKDASAKCDRMIRSHKNAADDMNRIASSLYTLGTQDSTDLCKFFLKVSELFEKTRKIEARVAADEDLKLADLLKYYLRESQAAKDLLYRRSRGLVDYENANKALDKARAKNRDVLQAETNQQLCCHKFEKISESAKQELIDFKTRRVAAFRKNLVELAELELKHAKGNLQLLQSCVGVLKGNT, encoded by the exons CCGCGAGCAGTAAACGTGGATCTGGAGATGGACGCCACGCTACAGGTGGACATTTCTGACGCGCTCAGTGAGAGGGACAAGGTGAAGTTTACCGTCCACACCAAG AGTACGCTCCCCAATTTCAAACAGAACGAGTTCTCTGTGGTCCGACAACATGAAGAGTTCATCTGGCTACACGACtcatttgttgaaaatgaagACTATGCAGGATACATC ATCCCTCCAGCCCCTCCCAGACCCGACTTTGATGCATCCAgagagaagctgcagaaactgGGGGAAGGAGAAGGATCCATGACCAAGGAGGAGTTCACCAAGATGAAGCAAGAGCTGGAGGC AGAGTACTTGGCTATCTTTAAGAAGACCGTTGCCATGCATGAGGTCTTCCTCTGTCGTGTGGCTGCTCATCCCATCCTCAGGAAGGACCTCAATTTCCACGTCTTCTTGGAGTACAACCAGGAT CTGAGTGTACGAGGAAAGAACAAGAAGGAGAAACTGGAGGATTTCTTTAAGAACGTTGTGAAGTCGGCTGATGGTGTTCTAGTGGCTGGAGTCAAG GACGTGGATGATTTCTTTGAGCATGAAAAGACGTTTCTACTAGAATATCACAACAGAGTCAAAGACGCTTCGGCTAAATGTGACAGAATGATCCGCTCACATAAAA ATGCTGCTGACGACATGAACAGAATCGCCTCCTCTCTGTACACATTAGGAACACAGGACTCCACAGACCTCTGCAA GTTTTTCCTGAAGGTATCAGAGCTATTTGAGAAAACTAGA AAAATTGAGGCTCGAGTTGCAGCAGATGAAGACCTGAAGCTGGCTGACCTGCTCAAATATTACCTGAGGGAGTCACAGGCTGCTAAG GACCTGCTGTACCGGAGGAGCCGGGGTCTGGTGGACTATGAGAACGCTAATAAAGCTCTGGATAAAGCACGAGCTAAAAACAGAGATGTTTTACAGGCAGAGACAAACCAGCAGCTTTGCTGCCACAAGTTTGAGAAGATCTCTGAGTCTGCCAAGCAAG AGCTGATAGATTTCAAGACGAGAAGAGTGGCAGCGTTCAGGAAGAACCTGGTGGAGCTGGCAGAACTAGAGCTCAAACATGCCAAG GGTAACCTGCAGCTACTGCAGAGCTGTGTGGGTGTCCTGAAAGGTAACACTTAA
- the snx6 gene encoding sorting nexin-6 isoform X1, with the protein MMQEGLDDGPDFLSEEDRGPRAVNVDLEMDATLQVDISDALSERDKVKFTVHTKSTLPNFKQNEFSVVRQHEEFIWLHDSFVENEDYAGYIIPPAPPRPDFDASREKLQKLGEGEGSMTKEEFTKMKQELEAEYLAIFKKTVAMHEVFLCRVAAHPILRKDLNFHVFLEYNQDLSVRGKNKKEKLEDFFKNVVKSADGVLVAGVKDVDDFFEHEKTFLLEYHNRVKDASAKCDRMIRSHKNAADDMNRIASSLYTLGTQDSTDLCKFFLKVSELFEKTRKIEARVAADEDLKLADLLKYYLRESQAAKDLLYRRSRGLVDYENANKALDKARAKNRDVLQAETNQQLCCHKFEKISESAKQELIDFKTRRVAAFRKNLVELAELELKHAKGNLQLLQSCVGVLKGNT; encoded by the exons CCGCGAGCAGTAAACGTGGATCTGGAGATGGACGCCACGCTACAGGTGGACATTTCTGACGCGCTCAGTGAGAGGGACAAGGTGAAGTTTACCGTCCACACCAAG AGTACGCTCCCCAATTTCAAACAGAACGAGTTCTCTGTGGTCCGACAACATGAAGAGTTCATCTGGCTACACGACtcatttgttgaaaatgaagACTATGCAGGATACATC ATCCCTCCAGCCCCTCCCAGACCCGACTTTGATGCATCCAgagagaagctgcagaaactgGGGGAAGGAGAAGGATCCATGACCAAGGAGGAGTTCACCAAGATGAAGCAAGAGCTGGAGGC AGAGTACTTGGCTATCTTTAAGAAGACCGTTGCCATGCATGAGGTCTTCCTCTGTCGTGTGGCTGCTCATCCCATCCTCAGGAAGGACCTCAATTTCCACGTCTTCTTGGAGTACAACCAGGAT CTGAGTGTACGAGGAAAGAACAAGAAGGAGAAACTGGAGGATTTCTTTAAGAACGTTGTGAAGTCGGCTGATGGTGTTCTAGTGGCTGGAGTCAAG GACGTGGATGATTTCTTTGAGCATGAAAAGACGTTTCTACTAGAATATCACAACAGAGTCAAAGACGCTTCGGCTAAATGTGACAGAATGATCCGCTCACATAAAA ATGCTGCTGACGACATGAACAGAATCGCCTCCTCTCTGTACACATTAGGAACACAGGACTCCACAGACCTCTGCAA GTTTTTCCTGAAGGTATCAGAGCTATTTGAGAAAACTAGA AAAATTGAGGCTCGAGTTGCAGCAGATGAAGACCTGAAGCTGGCTGACCTGCTCAAATATTACCTGAGGGAGTCACAGGCTGCTAAG GACCTGCTGTACCGGAGGAGCCGGGGTCTGGTGGACTATGAGAACGCTAATAAAGCTCTGGATAAAGCACGAGCTAAAAACAGAGATGTTTTACAGGCAGAGACAAACCAGCAGCTTTGCTGCCACAAGTTTGAGAAGATCTCTGAGTCTGCCAAGCAAG AGCTGATAGATTTCAAGACGAGAAGAGTGGCAGCGTTCAGGAAGAACCTGGTGGAGCTGGCAGAACTAGAGCTCAAACATGCCAAG GGTAACCTGCAGCTACTGCAGAGCTGTGTGGGTGTCCTGAAAGGTAACACTTAA